The Sagittula sp. P11 genome window below encodes:
- a CDS encoding cupin domain-containing protein, with protein sequence MPKINLESVPARTGSGYPAPYDAQVAGRSVQRLGDAGGLSQFGANLVRLAPGSMSSLRHWHVRQDEFMMMTEGELVLVEDNGETVLHPGDCCAFPAGVENGHHLVNRSDSEAAFLVIGTRTERETGWYTDVDLKVEVTDGQMRFTRRDGSSLGQDAGTPQPVKGEIFAELGRRLTKALLTGDFELYKTVFHLPLSVYPRAGDPYTLSTEAELRQDFDLYHAAVKEQGIDDIRRDVVRILRPDPESKVVEAEMHFVSGTEEIVEPFVTTFRLEKHGPGWRIARIISSLGHISWTRGQSRIRENLKFELD encoded by the coding sequence ATGCCGAAGATCAACTTGGAGAGCGTTCCTGCGCGGACCGGGTCGGGGTATCCCGCGCCCTACGACGCGCAGGTGGCCGGCCGCAGCGTGCAGCGGCTGGGCGATGCCGGCGGCCTGTCGCAGTTCGGCGCGAACCTCGTGCGGCTGGCGCCCGGGTCGATGTCCTCGCTGCGTCACTGGCACGTCCGCCAGGACGAGTTCATGATGATGACCGAGGGCGAGCTGGTGCTGGTCGAGGACAACGGCGAGACGGTGTTGCATCCGGGCGACTGCTGCGCCTTCCCCGCCGGGGTCGAGAACGGCCATCACCTGGTGAACCGTTCGGACAGCGAGGCGGCCTTCCTCGTGATCGGCACCCGGACGGAGCGGGAGACCGGCTGGTATACGGACGTCGATCTGAAGGTCGAGGTCACGGACGGCCAGATGCGTTTCACCCGTCGCGACGGGTCGTCGCTCGGGCAGGATGCGGGCACCCCGCAGCCGGTGAAGGGAGAGATCTTCGCCGAGCTGGGCAGGCGGCTGACCAAGGCGCTGCTGACCGGGGATTTCGAGCTGTACAAGACGGTCTTCCACCTGCCGCTGAGCGTCTACCCGCGCGCGGGCGACCCCTACACGCTGAGCACGGAGGCGGAGCTGCGCCAGGATTTCGACCTCTACCACGCGGCGGTGAAGGAGCAGGGCATCGACGACATCCGGCGCGACGTGGTCCGCATCCTGCGGCCCGATCCGGAAAGCAAGGTGGTCGAGGCGGAGATGCACTTTGTGAGCGGTACGGAAGAGATCGTGGAGCCCTTCGTGACCACCTTCCGGCTGGAGAAGCACGGTCCCGGCTGGCGGATCGCGCGGATCATCAGCTCGCTCGGACACATCAGCTGGACCCGGGGACAGTCCCGGATCCGCGAGAACCTGAAATTCGAACTGGACTGA
- a CDS encoding 3-hydroxyacyl-CoA dehydrogenase NAD-binding domain-containing protein, which translates to MTDFTSATDADGVAVITWDVPGKSMNVLSLEGLEELDGLVDAALADEAVKGIVITSGKDTFAGGMDLNIIAKMKDMVGDDPAKGLFEGVMRMHGVLRKIERAGMDAKTNKGGKPIAAALPGTALGIGLELPLATHRIFAADNPKAKIGLPEIMVGIFPGAGGTTRLVRKMGAMAASPFLLEGKLSAPAKAKSAGIIDEVVEDPLAAAKAWVLNAKDADILKPWDAKGYKMPGGAPYHPAGFMTFVGASAMVNGKTKGVYPAAKALLSAVYEGALVPFDTALKIEARWFTNVLMNPSSGAMIRSLFINKEALEKGAVRPEGVPDQRVKKVGVLGAGMMGAGIAMVSAQAGIEVVLIDQKQEAADRGKAYTESFMDKGIAKKKATPEKKEEVLGRITATTDYSALADADLIIEAVFEDPKVKAEVTKAVDAVTSDDCIFATNTSTLPISELAKASKNPEQFIGIHFFSPVEKMMLVEIIRGKETGDRAVAKALDYVRQIRKTPIVVNDARFFYANRCIIPYINEGIRMVKEGVSPALIENAAKLVGMPLGPLQLVDETSIDLGAKIARATRAAMGDAYPDGEVDEVIFWMEEQGRLGRKAKAGFYDYDDSGKRQGLSETVKAKYPEAEDQPSLTDVQHRLLFVQSLEAVRALEDGVLMDIREGDVGAILGWGFAPWSGGPLSWLDMLGAAYAAERCDGLEEAYGPRFHCPDLLRDMASKGQSFYGRFGTQAEAA; encoded by the coding sequence ATGACCGATTTCACCAGTGCGACGGACGCCGACGGCGTCGCGGTCATCACATGGGACGTGCCCGGCAAGTCGATGAACGTGCTGAGCCTTGAAGGGCTGGAGGAACTTGACGGGCTGGTGGATGCCGCCCTCGCCGACGAGGCCGTGAAGGGCATCGTCATCACCTCCGGCAAGGACACCTTTGCCGGCGGCATGGACCTCAACATCATTGCCAAGATGAAGGACATGGTGGGCGACGACCCGGCCAAGGGCCTTTTCGAGGGCGTGATGCGGATGCACGGCGTGCTGCGCAAGATCGAACGCGCGGGCATGGATGCGAAGACCAACAAGGGTGGCAAGCCCATCGCGGCCGCCCTGCCCGGCACGGCGCTGGGGATCGGGCTCGAACTGCCTCTCGCCACGCACCGGATCTTTGCCGCCGACAACCCGAAGGCCAAGATCGGCCTGCCGGAGATCATGGTCGGCATCTTCCCCGGCGCGGGCGGCACGACGCGGCTGGTTCGCAAGATGGGCGCGATGGCGGCCTCTCCCTTCCTGCTGGAGGGCAAGCTGTCCGCCCCGGCCAAAGCGAAATCGGCAGGCATCATCGACGAGGTGGTCGAGGATCCGCTGGCCGCGGCGAAGGCATGGGTGCTGAACGCCAAGGACGCCGACATCCTGAAGCCCTGGGACGCGAAGGGCTACAAGATGCCCGGCGGCGCGCCCTATCACCCGGCGGGCTTCATGACCTTCGTCGGCGCCTCGGCCATGGTGAACGGCAAGACCAAGGGCGTCTACCCGGCGGCCAAGGCGCTGCTGTCGGCGGTCTATGAAGGCGCGCTGGTGCCCTTCGACACCGCGCTGAAGATCGAGGCGCGCTGGTTCACCAACGTCCTGATGAACCCGTCGTCGGGCGCGATGATCCGGTCGCTCTTCATCAACAAGGAAGCGCTTGAGAAGGGCGCGGTGCGTCCCGAGGGCGTGCCGGACCAGCGAGTGAAGAAGGTCGGCGTGCTGGGCGCGGGCATGATGGGCGCGGGCATCGCGATGGTCAGCGCGCAGGCGGGCATCGAGGTGGTGCTGATCGACCAGAAGCAGGAGGCCGCCGACCGCGGCAAGGCCTACACCGAAAGCTTCATGGACAAGGGCATCGCGAAGAAGAAGGCGACGCCCGAGAAGAAGGAAGAGGTGCTGGGCCGGATCACCGCGACCACGGATTACTCCGCTTTGGCCGATGCCGACCTGATCATCGAGGCGGTCTTCGAGGACCCGAAGGTCAAGGCCGAGGTGACGAAGGCGGTCGACGCGGTGACCTCCGATGACTGCATCTTTGCCACCAACACTTCCACCCTGCCGATCTCGGAGTTGGCGAAGGCGTCGAAGAACCCGGAGCAGTTCATTGGCATCCACTTCTTCTCGCCCGTCGAGAAGATGATGCTGGTGGAGATCATCCGGGGCAAGGAAACCGGCGACCGCGCGGTGGCCAAGGCGCTGGACTACGTGCGCCAGATCCGCAAGACGCCGATCGTCGTGAACGACGCGCGCTTCTTCTACGCCAACCGCTGCATCATCCCCTACATCAACGAGGGCATCCGGATGGTGAAGGAGGGTGTCTCCCCTGCCCTGATCGAGAATGCCGCGAAGCTGGTGGGCATGCCGCTGGGGCCGCTGCAACTGGTGGACGAGACCTCCATCGACCTCGGTGCCAAGATCGCGCGGGCGACGCGGGCGGCGATGGGCGATGCCTATCCCGATGGCGAAGTCGACGAGGTCATCTTCTGGATGGAGGAACAGGGCCGTCTGGGGCGCAAGGCCAAGGCCGGGTTCTACGACTACGACGACTCGGGCAAGCGGCAGGGCCTGTCGGAGACCGTGAAGGCGAAGTACCCTGAGGCGGAGGACCAGCCTTCCCTGACCGACGTCCAGCACCGTCTGCTGTTCGTGCAGTCGCTCGAGGCCGTCCGCGCGCTGGAAGACGGCGTGCTGATGGACATCCGCGAGGGCGACGTGGGCGCGATCCTCGGCTGGGGCTTTGCGCCGTGGTCGGGCGGCCCGCTGAGCTGGCTCGACATGCTGGGCGCGGCTTATGCGGCCGAACGCTGCGACGGCCTGGAAGAGGCCTACGGTCCCCGGTTCCACTGCCCGGACCTGCTGCGCGACATGGCCTCCAAGGGCCAGAGCTTCTACGGCCGTTTCGGAACGCAGGCCGAAGCCGCCTGA
- a CDS encoding tetratricopeptide repeat protein yields the protein MVDLTPLPALLATEDWPEAERLLRSAAAEEEATAPVCYNLAKVLEKQEKHASREDWLRRALARDPAHGKAWFELGRLRLAADNLEEAEAAFSRAAEHMPQDMESWRMVMRVRLRLGLWDGVRDALMYLPSDAETRSVARSVAAEIQRQTRGLCRPAVQPRPA from the coding sequence ATGGTCGATCTCACCCCTTTGCCCGCGCTCCTGGCCACCGAGGACTGGCCCGAGGCCGAGCGTCTCCTGCGGTCTGCCGCGGCCGAGGAAGAAGCCACCGCGCCGGTCTGCTACAACCTGGCCAAGGTTCTGGAAAAGCAGGAGAAACATGCCTCCCGCGAGGACTGGTTGCGCCGCGCGCTGGCGCGCGATCCGGCGCATGGCAAGGCGTGGTTCGAACTGGGGCGCCTGCGGCTCGCCGCTGACAACCTGGAGGAGGCGGAGGCGGCCTTTTCGCGCGCGGCCGAGCACATGCCGCAGGACATGGAAAGCTGGCGGATGGTGATGCGCGTAAGGCTGCGCCTGGGGCTGTGGGACGGTGTGCGCGATGCGCTGATGTACCTGCCGAGCGATGCCGAGACGCGCAGCGTTGCACGCAGTGTCGCGGCCGAGATCCAGCGCCAGACGCGCGGCCTTTGCCGGCCCGCGGTGCAGCCCCGTCCGGCCTGA
- a CDS encoding STAS domain-containing protein: MPDINFHALGPHRARSGEDPLVSFLLNARKAPVTVSARDVARLDSHRLQLLLVAQKQWEADAVKFEVTEMSPSFREGLERLGLTSDHFDRELPQ; encoded by the coding sequence ATGCCAGACATAAATTTCCATGCGCTCGGGCCACACCGCGCCCGTTCCGGTGAAGACCCGCTCGTTTCGTTTCTGCTGAACGCGCGGAAGGCCCCGGTGACGGTATCGGCGCGCGACGTGGCGCGGCTCGATTCCCACCGGCTGCAACTGCTTCTGGTGGCGCAGAAACAGTGGGAGGCCGACGCGGTGAAGTTCGAAGTCACCGAGATGTCGCCCTCCTTCCGCGAAGGGCTCGAACGGCTTGGGCTCACATCCGACCATTTCGACAGGGAGTTGCCCCAATGA
- a CDS encoding response regulator codes for MTTKVLAIDDSRTIRNLLRVSLEGAGFEFHSACDGQEGVDIFPEVDPDVVITDINMPKMDGFGVIDTLRGGPNRTNVPILVLTTESSDDLKARARNAGATGWIVKPFDDASLVSVLRRLTGHMG; via the coding sequence ATGACGACCAAGGTCCTGGCGATCGACGATTCGCGTACCATCCGCAACCTGCTTCGCGTCTCTCTGGAGGGGGCCGGGTTCGAGTTTCATTCCGCCTGCGACGGGCAGGAAGGGGTGGACATCTTTCCGGAGGTCGATCCGGACGTCGTGATCACCGACATCAACATGCCGAAGATGGACGGCTTCGGCGTGATCGACACGCTGCGGGGCGGACCGAACCGGACAAACGTGCCGATTCTCGTCCTCACCACGGAGAGTTCGGACGATCTGAAGGCGCGCGCCCGCAATGCCGGCGCGACCGGATGGATCGTGAAACCTTTCGATGACGCATCGCTGGTCTCGGTGCTGCGCCGACTGACGGGACACATGGGCTGA
- a CDS encoding chemotaxis protein CheW — translation MSEPAEMRADTQFEFITFSAGGQNYCLEITQIREIRRWTPVTALPHTPKDVLGVMNLRGAVIPIFDLAARFGLGSTPANERNVVIVAAMEGTTIGLLVESVSEILSVEKSAIQETPDIKSEATRHSILGMISVDDTMVRVVNLEAVLESGKGVTS, via the coding sequence ATGTCTGAACCAGCAGAAATGCGCGCGGATACGCAGTTCGAATTCATCACCTTCTCGGCCGGCGGTCAGAACTACTGCCTGGAGATCACGCAGATCCGGGAGATCCGGCGCTGGACCCCGGTGACCGCTCTGCCCCACACCCCCAAGGACGTGCTGGGCGTGATGAACCTGCGCGGGGCGGTCATTCCCATCTTCGACCTGGCAGCACGGTTCGGCCTGGGATCGACGCCCGCAAACGAGCGCAACGTGGTGATCGTGGCCGCCATGGAAGGCACGACCATCGGCCTGCTGGTGGAATCCGTCTCGGAAATCCTCTCGGTGGAGAAAAGCGCCATCCAGGAGACGCCGGACATCAAGTCCGAAGCGACGCGACACAGCATCCTCGGGATGATCTCCGTCGACGACACCATGGTCCGGGTCGTCAACCTCGAAGCCGTGCTGGAGTCGGGCAAGGGCGTCACCTCATGA
- a CDS encoding protein-glutamate O-methyltransferase CheR — protein sequence MTQAEVGSTLREIPFSDADFRAIADLALAEFGLNLAESKKPLVYSRLSKRLKARDVPSFPLYLALLERKEENDERLELISALTTNVTSFFREKHHFDMLRDERVPAMIEKIRAGERIRIWSAGCSSGQEPYSIAMTILDKIPDAARQNVKILATDIDPKIVERARNGQYPETEGTGIPPAFLQKWTQKVPPNEIRMSNELRSLITFAELNLMSEWPFQGPFDAIFCRNVAIYFNQETQQRLWSRFADKLAPDALFCIGHSERVTGPATQQLAATGITSYRKTGSTGRHAS from the coding sequence ATGACACAAGCGGAAGTTGGCAGCACACTCAGGGAGATCCCGTTCAGCGATGCCGACTTCCGGGCAATCGCGGATCTGGCCCTGGCGGAGTTCGGCCTCAACCTTGCCGAAAGCAAGAAGCCGCTGGTCTATTCCCGCCTTTCCAAGCGGCTGAAGGCACGCGACGTGCCGAGCTTTCCGCTTTACCTGGCACTGCTGGAACGCAAGGAAGAGAACGACGAACGGCTTGAGCTGATCTCGGCCCTGACGACCAACGTCACCAGTTTCTTCCGCGAGAAGCACCATTTCGACATGCTGCGCGACGAACGCGTCCCGGCGATGATCGAAAAGATCAGGGCGGGCGAACGCATACGCATCTGGTCGGCAGGTTGTTCGTCCGGCCAGGAGCCTTACTCGATCGCCATGACCATCCTGGACAAGATCCCGGACGCGGCCCGTCAGAATGTGAAGATCCTCGCCACCGACATCGATCCGAAGATCGTGGAGCGTGCCCGCAACGGACAATACCCGGAAACGGAAGGCACGGGCATACCGCCCGCTTTCCTTCAGAAGTGGACGCAAAAGGTCCCGCCGAACGAGATCCGAATGTCGAACGAGTTGCGCTCGCTGATCACCTTTGCGGAGCTGAACCTGATGAGCGAATGGCCTTTCCAGGGGCCGTTCGACGCGATCTTCTGCCGCAACGTCGCCATCTATTTCAACCAGGAGACGCAGCAGCGCCTCTGGTCCCGTTTCGCCGACAAGCTCGCGCCGGACGCACTGTTCTGCATCGGCCATTCGGAACGGGTCACCGGCCCCGCCACCCAGCAACTGGCGGCAACCGGCATCACCAGCTATCGCAAGACCGGGTCCACCGGTCGGCACGCATCATAA
- a CDS encoding response regulator codes for MSLKDSLRIMVVDDMATSRGLITQALDDIGIKNYITENDGRKALERLGANPVHLVLSDYNMPGLDGLGLLKAVRSSAATQKIGFILVTGRPTPEIVAQAKQLGLNNMIKKPFTSDTMKQCIESVVGRL; via the coding sequence ATGAGCTTGAAGGACTCGCTGAGAATCATGGTGGTCGACGACATGGCCACCAGCCGTGGGCTCATTACCCAGGCCTTGGACGACATCGGCATCAAGAATTACATCACCGAAAACGACGGGCGCAAGGCACTGGAACGCCTCGGCGCCAACCCGGTCCATCTGGTCCTGTCGGACTACAACATGCCCGGGCTCGACGGTCTGGGACTGCTCAAGGCGGTGCGCAGCTCTGCCGCCACGCAGAAGATCGGGTTCATTCTCGTGACCGGACGCCCCACGCCCGAGATCGTTGCACAGGCGAAACAGCTTGGCCTGAACAACATGATCAAGAAGCCTTTCACCTCGGACACCATGAAGCAGTGCATCGAAAGTGTCGTGGGACGGTTGTGA
- a CDS encoding chemotaxis protein — MPLRLAAERVSAELEALYDRLERLEYGLDMVFMHTTEALDGQTISMLQELDMLRQSLGALADFLVHLARDTNECGLVNPEEALRSVPLRDMAVRLGGKTKAEPVSGHAELF; from the coding sequence TTGCCTCTCAGACTGGCGGCTGAACGCGTGTCGGCCGAGCTTGAAGCGCTGTATGACCGGCTCGAACGGCTGGAGTACGGGCTGGACATGGTGTTCATGCACACCACCGAAGCCCTCGACGGCCAGACGATCAGCATGCTTCAGGAACTGGACATGCTCCGGCAATCGCTGGGCGCGCTTGCCGATTTCCTCGTGCATCTGGCGAGGGATACGAACGAGTGCGGTCTCGTCAACCCTGAAGAGGCGCTGAGGTCGGTGCCGCTCAGGGACATGGCGGTCAGGCTCGGCGGCAAGACGAAGGCCGAGCCGGTCAGCGGCCACGCGGAACTGTTCTGA
- a CDS encoding CheB methylesterase domain-containing protein, with the protein MVTHSVIVATPDGLQRNRLARIVDTAPEFEVIACTSDLMNTYNEVEERLPNAVLIAEVLANLPEFEVMHALFSTLDIRWLVITGRGAASANLARAHKPRRSSADLFSIPMDSPADTVIEQLKSLTRTAASRRPAAKKPVHTPPPAPRPTARTPPPELPRRPQPGVPRGQGSPLILIGASTGGVDALLSVLDSFPSDCPPTLIVQHTGSGFGESLVSLLDRQCRARVELATSSRPLRPGVITVGAGVRRHLVIEDAAARTCGLGDETPVSGHVPSVDALFHSAVPLGPCIAAALLTGMGRDGAVGLKALRDAGAMTVAQDQATAVVYGMPRAAAELDAAVRIMPLDKIGPALLQYAAGTRQERREVMR; encoded by the coding sequence ATGGTTACCCACAGCGTCATCGTTGCGACACCCGACGGACTTCAGCGCAACCGTCTGGCCCGGATCGTCGACACTGCGCCGGAGTTCGAAGTGATCGCCTGCACAAGCGATCTCATGAACACCTACAACGAGGTGGAAGAACGGCTGCCCAACGCCGTGCTGATCGCCGAAGTGCTTGCGAACCTGCCGGAGTTCGAGGTCATGCACGCGCTATTCTCGACTCTGGACATCCGCTGGCTGGTGATCACCGGGCGGGGCGCTGCCAGCGCGAACCTCGCGCGCGCGCACAAGCCGCGGCGCAGCAGTGCCGACCTGTTCTCGATCCCCATGGATTCACCGGCCGACACGGTCATCGAGCAGCTGAAAAGCCTGACGCGCACCGCGGCCTCCAGACGGCCCGCCGCCAAGAAGCCGGTCCATACCCCGCCGCCAGCGCCGCGCCCGACAGCTAGAACACCGCCCCCGGAACTGCCGAGGCGGCCGCAGCCCGGCGTGCCCAGAGGACAGGGCAGTCCGCTGATCCTGATCGGCGCCAGCACGGGCGGCGTGGACGCATTGCTGAGCGTGCTGGACAGTTTCCCGTCCGATTGCCCGCCCACCCTGATCGTGCAGCACACCGGTTCAGGTTTCGGCGAAAGCTTGGTCAGCCTGCTGGACCGGCAATGTCGTGCCCGCGTCGAACTGGCGACAAGCAGCCGTCCGCTGCGGCCCGGTGTCATCACGGTCGGGGCCGGCGTCCGCAGGCACCTCGTCATCGAGGATGCAGCGGCCCGCACCTGCGGCCTGGGCGACGAGACCCCGGTCTCCGGCCATGTGCCGTCGGTCGACGCACTGTTTCATTCCGCGGTGCCGCTCGGGCCCTGCATTGCCGCGGCCCTGCTGACGGGCATGGGGCGGGACGGCGCGGTCGGGCTCAAGGCGTTGCGCGATGCGGGCGCGATGACCGTCGCGCAGGATCAGGCAACAGCGGTTGTCTACGGCATGCCGCGCGCCGCGGCAGAGCTGGACGCCGCGGTGCGTATCATGCCGCTCGACAAGATCGGACCGGCTTTGTTGCAGTATGCGGCAGGCACAAGACAGGAACGCAGGGAGGTCATGCGATGA
- a CDS encoding chemotaxis protein CheD: protein MMAKPEKLINVIQGDYVISEDSDAVLTTVLGSCIAVCFVDPVRKIGGMNHFLLPSREGLEGANVRYGAYAMELLINGLLKRGADRSRLQAKMFGGASMMGNLRDIGASNAAFARKFLKDEDIPITAESTGGTSARRIRFWPTDGRVRQLLVSADVEPLPVEKPAPVPRPVKDDITLF from the coding sequence ATGATGGCGAAACCGGAGAAGCTGATCAACGTCATCCAGGGCGACTACGTGATATCGGAGGACTCCGACGCGGTGCTGACGACGGTGCTCGGGTCCTGCATCGCGGTCTGTTTCGTTGATCCTGTCCGCAAGATCGGCGGCATGAACCACTTCCTCCTGCCCAGCCGGGAAGGGCTTGAGGGGGCGAACGTGCGCTACGGCGCCTACGCGATGGAGCTTCTGATCAACGGCCTTCTCAAACGCGGCGCGGACCGGTCGCGCCTTCAGGCGAAGATGTTCGGCGGAGCCAGCATGATGGGCAACTTGCGCGACATCGGCGCCTCCAACGCGGCCTTTGCCCGGAAGTTCCTCAAGGACGAGGACATACCGATCACGGCAGAAAGCACAGGCGGCACCTCGGCGCGGCGGATCCGTTTCTGGCCGACGGACGGGCGGGTGCGCCAATTGCTGGTCAGCGCCGACGTGGAGCCGCTGCCGGTGGAGAAACCCGCACCGGTGCCGCGCCCGGTCAAGGACGACATAACGCTTTTCTGA
- the selD gene encoding selenide, water dikinase SelD — protein sequence MQDKPLPYTRDLLLIGGGHTHALVLRMWGMSALPGARVTVINPEPTAPYSGMLPGHLAGHYDRRALDIDLVQLGRFAGARVIVGRVTGLDTVARVAKLEDGRQIAFDVASVDVGITSDMPTLPGFAANAVPAKPLGPFASAWERYLEGSSPAKVAVVGGGVAGAEIALAMAHALVARGRSAEVHLVERDTALSALPPRSAARLRAAFAGMGVTVHEGADVSAVTEDGVMIGDRLLEADFVCGAAGARPQAWLGETGLALHDGFVAVGPTLETSVTGIFATGDCAHMTASPRPKAGVYAVRQAPVLLHNLRARLSVQDRLKRYRPQRDYLKLISLGEKAALGDRFGMTFQGKWVWRWKDHIDRTFMDKFRDLPAMTQPALPRDHADGLADLLAGKPLCGGCGAKVGQEALMAALAETGGTALPGDDAAVLTMGAERMVLSTDHLREMVRDPEVMTRLAAHHALGDIWAMGAEPHSATANIVLPQMAPRLAGRTLREVMSAAHEVMAEAGATIVGGHTSQGAEMTIGFTILGRAPGTPITLDGARPGDILVLTKPIGSGLIMAAEMQGLADGDWVVGALRQMTRSQGAASRLLRVAHAMTDVTGFGLAGHLRNICLNSAVGAELRLDDVPLLNGALELAETDLRASLFTENRALLPDAPAGPRADLLFDPQTAGGLLAAVPEAERGVLARLREAGYPVAEIGRITDRVGQISIV from the coding sequence ATGCAGGACAAACCCCTGCCCTATACCCGCGACCTGCTGCTGATCGGCGGCGGTCACACCCATGCATTGGTGCTGCGCATGTGGGGCATGTCCGCTCTGCCCGGCGCCCGGGTGACGGTGATCAACCCGGAGCCCACCGCGCCCTATTCGGGCATGTTGCCGGGGCATCTGGCGGGACACTACGACCGCCGCGCACTGGACATCGACCTCGTGCAACTGGGGCGGTTTGCCGGGGCACGGGTGATCGTCGGCCGGGTGACGGGCCTCGATACGGTCGCGCGGGTGGCCAAGCTGGAGGACGGGCGGCAGATCGCTTTCGACGTGGCCTCGGTCGACGTGGGCATCACGAGCGACATGCCGACCCTGCCCGGCTTCGCCGCCAACGCCGTACCGGCCAAGCCGCTCGGCCCCTTTGCCTCGGCCTGGGAGCGATACCTGGAGGGCAGCAGTCCCGCGAAAGTCGCGGTGGTCGGCGGCGGTGTCGCGGGCGCGGAGATCGCGCTGGCCATGGCGCATGCCCTCGTCGCTCGCGGGCGCAGCGCGGAAGTCCACCTTGTGGAGCGTGACACGGCGCTCTCCGCCCTGCCCCCGCGCAGTGCTGCCCGTCTGCGCGCGGCCTTCGCGGGCATGGGCGTGACGGTGCACGAAGGCGCCGACGTCAGCGCAGTGACCGAAGACGGCGTCATGATCGGCGACCGTCTGCTGGAAGCAGATTTTGTCTGTGGCGCCGCGGGCGCGCGCCCGCAGGCCTGGCTAGGCGAGACAGGGCTGGCCCTTCACGACGGTTTCGTCGCGGTGGGGCCAACTCTGGAGACCTCCGTCACCGGGATCTTCGCAACCGGGGATTGCGCCCACATGACCGCGTCGCCCCGGCCCAAGGCGGGCGTTTATGCCGTGCGGCAGGCGCCGGTGCTGCTGCACAACCTGCGCGCGCGGCTGTCCGTTCAGGACCGGCTGAAACGCTACCGCCCGCAGCGCGACTACCTGAAGCTGATCTCGCTGGGGGAGAAAGCGGCCCTTGGCGACCGCTTCGGGATGACCTTCCAGGGCAAGTGGGTCTGGCGGTGGAAAGACCATATCGACCGAACGTTCATGGACAAGTTCCGCGACCTGCCCGCCATGACGCAGCCGGCGCTGCCGCGCGACCATGCCGATGGTCTGGCCGATCTGCTTGCAGGCAAACCGCTGTGCGGCGGCTGCGGCGCCAAGGTCGGACAGGAAGCGTTGATGGCCGCACTGGCCGAGACCGGCGGCACCGCCCTGCCCGGCGACGATGCGGCCGTCTTGACCATGGGCGCGGAACGCATGGTGCTGAGCACGGACCACCTGCGCGAGATGGTGCGCGATCCGGAGGTCATGACCCGCCTCGCCGCGCATCACGCCCTCGGCGACATCTGGGCGATGGGTGCCGAACCGCACAGCGCGACGGCCAACATCGTCCTGCCGCAGATGGCACCGCGCCTCGCGGGCCGCACCCTGCGCGAAGTCATGTCGGCGGCGCATGAGGTCATGGCCGAGGCCGGCGCGACCATCGTCGGCGGCCACACCTCGCAGGGGGCCGAAATGACCATCGGCTTCACGATCCTCGGCCGCGCGCCCGGGACGCCGATCACGCTGGACGGTGCCCGCCCCGGCGACATCCTCGTGCTGACGAAGCCCATCGGCTCGGGTCTGATCATGGCGGCAGAGATGCAGGGGCTGGCCGACGGCGATTGGGTGGTCGGCGCGCTGCGGCAGATGACCCGGTCCCAAGGCGCAGCCTCCCGCCTCCTGCGCGTGGCGCATGCGATGACGGATGTCACGGGCTTCGGCCTTGCCGGGCACCTGCGCAACATCTGCCTGAACTCCGCCGTGGGGGCAGAGCTGCGGCTCGACGATGTGCCCCTTCTGAACGGCGCGTTGGAACTGGCGGAGACCGACCTGCGCGCCTCGCTCTTTACCGAGAACCGCGCGCTTCTGCCCGACGCGCCTGCCGGTCCGCGGGCCGATCTGCTGTTCGATCCGCAAACCGCCGGGGGCCTGTTGGCCGCCGTCCCCGAGGCGGAACGCGGCGTCCTCGCCCGGCTGCGCGAGGCCGGCTATCCCGTGGCCGAGATCGGGCGGATCACTGACCGCGTCGGTCAGATCTCGATCGTCTGA